A genomic stretch from Solenopsis invicta isolate M01_SB chromosome 15, UNIL_Sinv_3.0, whole genome shotgun sequence includes:
- the LOC105207618 gene encoding U5 small nuclear ribonucleoprotein 40 kDa protein gives MPILDKRKGDDILALVPASKRTKNEVVFSSREKAVVQSGPPRTSSLMSMTMLLEGHQGDIFAIEFHPEGQYLASTGFDRQIFIWNVYGECENIGIMTGHSGAVMELHFSPDGNHLYTASTDMTLGLWDIVAGTRIKKLKGHTSFVNSVSGARRGPTLLCSGSDDSTIRIWDPRKRGQCYTLNNTYQVTAVTFNDTAEQVISGGIDNDIKVWDLRKNAVLYKLKGHTDTITGLSLSPDGSYILSNAMDNMLKIWDVRPFAPYERCVKILSGHQHNFEKNLLRCAWSPDGSKVSAGSSDRFHYIWDTTSRRILYKLPGHNGSVNDIDFHPKEPIVCSGSSDKQIYLGEIET, from the exons GAAAGCGGTCGTCCAAAGC ggTCCACCACGAACGTCATCTCTAATGTCAATGACAATGCTGCTCGAAGGACACCAAGGGGACATTTTCGCCATAGAATTTCATCCAGAGGGACAGTATCTTGCATCTACAGGGTTCGATCGACAAATCT TTATCTGGAATGTTTATGGAGAATGTGAAAATATTGGCATCATGACTGGGCACAGTGGTGCCGTGATGGAATTACATTTCAGTCCAGATGGCAATCACCTGTATACAGCTAGCACAGACATGACATTAGGTTTATGGGATATAGTAGCTGGCACGCGAATTAAGAAACTGAAAGGCCATACCTCGTTTGTAAATTCTGTATCGGGTGCACGTAGGGGACCCACATTGCTCTGCTCTGGCAGTGATGATAGTACAATACGTATCTGGGATCCCAGGAAGCGGGGTCAATGCTATACATTGAACAACACGTACCAG GTCACTGCAGTGACGTTCAATGATACGGCGGAACAAGTGATTAGCGGTGGTATTGATAACGACATAAAGGTATGGGATCTTCGAAAGAACGCTGTGCTGTACAAATTAAAAGGACACACTGACACCATCACCGGATTGAGTCTCAGTCCTGATGGGTCTTACATACTTTCTAACGCTATGGATAACATGCTGAAGATATGGGACGTAAGACCGTTTGCGCCCTACGAGCGCTGTGTGAAGATACTGTCAGGACATCAACACAATTTCGAAAAG aatCTTCTGAGATGCGCATGGTCACCAGATGGTAGTAAAGTATCGGCGGGATCGTCAGACCGATTTCATTATATCTGGGATACTACGAGTCgtagaatattatacaaattgccAGGACACAACGGATCTGTGAATGACATCGATTTTCATCCAAAGGAACCTATAG TATGCTCGGGATCTAGTGACAAACAAATCTACTTAGGTGAAATCGAGACTTAA